In Phycisphaerae bacterium, one genomic interval encodes:
- a CDS encoding family 10 glycosylhydrolase — protein sequence MQRPRGTWGRTQWIIVLGLCGLLTASAGAQIVIDNSDAGFSVLAEVWDTGTTAAGHYGDDYRFRLTTATGAAFGEVEWRPNLPAAGLYEVAIYYPQGSNRANNAPFTVHYANGSQTFAVNQRQNGGQWNVLGTFEFDAGTTGRVTLTNQANASVVIADAVRFLLTTGDVELTMAVSPMGTGTTTPAVGGPYPQALNAIVPIAAAPAPGYDFHHWEVSAGAPVANPSAASTTVTMDESKTVTAVFVEQGPTPPEFRGFWADAFHQGYKSTSEIDTMIGWALAGNYNAIVPEVLAFQDQTGSGHGAYWNSSIVPKATDISGGIDPLAYLVQQAHAAGLEVHCWLVAFRVSAVWPPSGNALVAAHPEWLMVPQASIGTVAKVGSYYTFDAGSPGVQDYLMSIVRELCENYEIDGVHWDYIRYTQTDAGYPADTNYAGSSLRRFQNITGYVGVPGPNEPSWNDFRRRTITEFVRRAMFEVPTCVNPRQPLRHTAALVTWYPANTDFHETNPYKVFCDWEFWQDMGYLDATVPMSYFDENSYPTTYREWVDNSVMWANNYNRHTFIGPGIYMNTFADSRTQLLYARNAGADGICTYSYASTNDGGETWSSWYPYVAANVFTEPVPTPTMTWRDPETATDGTVYGRVTDGATGTPIDNATIKINGVASVATDGNGYYILTKLTAAADGTLVPLSAVADGYTEVARPAVLVERAGFTEANFALGTWLAGDYDVDGDVDWDDFLRIEPSIVGPDNGPPPAGGDVFDFNADLDVDLADFTLFQQSFGL from the coding sequence ATGCAGCGACCCCGTGGAACCTGGGGGCGGACGCAGTGGATCATCGTCCTGGGACTGTGCGGCCTGCTCACGGCCTCCGCCGGCGCCCAGATCGTTATCGACAACAGCGACGCGGGCTTCAGCGTCCTCGCCGAGGTGTGGGACACGGGCACGACGGCCGCGGGGCATTACGGCGACGATTACCGCTTTCGACTGACGACCGCGACCGGGGCCGCGTTTGGCGAAGTGGAGTGGCGCCCCAACCTGCCCGCCGCCGGCCTCTACGAGGTGGCGATCTACTACCCGCAGGGCAGCAACCGGGCGAACAACGCGCCGTTCACGGTGCATTATGCTAACGGCTCCCAGACGTTCGCGGTCAACCAGCGGCAGAACGGCGGACAGTGGAACGTCCTGGGAACGTTTGAGTTCGACGCCGGCACGACCGGCCGCGTGACGCTCACGAACCAGGCGAACGCCTCGGTCGTGATTGCCGACGCCGTACGTTTCCTGCTCACGACCGGCGACGTCGAGCTGACGATGGCGGTTAGTCCGATGGGCACGGGCACGACCACCCCCGCCGTCGGCGGACCGTACCCACAGGCCCTCAACGCAATCGTGCCCATCGCTGCCGCGCCAGCGCCGGGCTACGACTTCCATCATTGGGAGGTATCGGCCGGCGCGCCGGTGGCCAATCCGTCCGCGGCTTCGACCACCGTCACGATGGACGAGAGCAAGACCGTGACCGCGGTGTTCGTGGAGCAGGGCCCGACGCCGCCGGAATTCCGCGGTTTCTGGGCGGATGCGTTTCACCAGGGCTACAAGAGCACGTCCGAGATCGACACGATGATCGGGTGGGCGCTGGCCGGCAACTACAACGCGATCGTACCCGAAGTGCTCGCGTTCCAGGATCAGACGGGCAGCGGGCACGGGGCCTACTGGAATTCGAGCATCGTGCCCAAGGCGACCGACATCTCCGGCGGCATTGATCCGCTGGCGTACCTTGTGCAGCAGGCCCACGCCGCCGGCCTCGAAGTGCATTGCTGGCTGGTCGCGTTCCGCGTGTCGGCGGTGTGGCCGCCGAGCGGCAACGCGCTGGTGGCCGCACATCCGGAATGGCTGATGGTGCCGCAGGCGTCGATCGGGACGGTGGCCAAGGTCGGCAGCTATTACACGTTCGACGCCGGCTCACCCGGCGTGCAGGACTACCTGATGAGCATCGTGCGCGAGTTGTGCGAGAACTACGAGATCGACGGCGTGCACTGGGACTACATCCGCTATACGCAGACCGACGCGGGCTACCCGGCCGACACCAATTACGCCGGCTCGTCGCTCCGGCGTTTCCAGAACATCACGGGCTACGTCGGCGTTCCCGGGCCGAATGAGCCGTCCTGGAATGACTTCCGCCGGCGCACGATTACCGAGTTCGTCCGGCGGGCGATGTTCGAGGTTCCGACTTGCGTGAACCCGCGGCAGCCCTTGCGACACACGGCGGCGCTCGTGACGTGGTACCCGGCCAACACCGACTTTCACGAGACGAACCCGTACAAGGTGTTCTGCGACTGGGAATTCTGGCAGGACATGGGCTACCTGGACGCGACGGTGCCGATGTCGTACTTCGACGAGAACTCCTACCCAACGACGTATCGCGAGTGGGTGGACAACTCGGTGATGTGGGCGAACAACTACAACCGCCACACGTTCATCGGCCCGGGTATCTACATGAATACGTTTGCCGACAGTCGCACGCAACTGCTCTACGCGCGCAACGCGGGCGCCGACGGGATCTGCACGTATTCGTACGCGTCGACGAACGACGGCGGAGAAACCTGGTCGAGCTGGTACCCGTATGTCGCAGCTAACGTGTTCACCGAGCCGGTGCCGACGCCCACGATGACCTGGCGCGATCCGGAGACCGCGACCGACGGCACGGTGTACGGCCGCGTGACGGACGGCGCCACCGGCACGCCAATCGACAACGCGACGATCAAGATCAACGGGGTCGCGAGCGTCGCGACTGACGGAAACGGGTACTACATCCTCACCAAGCTGACAGCGGCCGCCGATGGCACTCTGGTTCCACTCAGCGCCGTGGCCGACGGCTACACCGAAGTGGCCCGGCCGGCGGTGCTGGTCGAGCGCGCCGGGTTCACCGAGGCGAACTTCGCGCTGGGCACCTGGCTCGCCGGCGACTACGACGTGGATGGCGACGTCGACTGGGACGACTTCCTGCGGATCGAGCCGAGCATCGTGGGGCCGGACAATGGTCCCCCGCCAGCCGGCGGCGACGTGTTCGACTTCAATGCGGATCTCGACGTCGATTTGGCGGATTTTACGCTGTTTCAGCAGTCCTTCGGACTGTAG
- a CDS encoding type II secretion system protein has translation MHGERIQEPRRRGFTLTELVATAGALSAFLLLLVPALAIDGEREKDALCLANLRALGVAVRQYADDHGSILPGPLHAAISHGDIDQMPVLMRPFQFRRVLGNILGEDAAERLSTCPVQAELNPDANFARFIHATNRTVYPTHYVLNNVGLNLDEGGPINHYRTTKPPFYFGYASLSPTQPTQHEYMLRYPPQHWGRIAHPGQEWMIADAWYRPRTNPAFPELQQEGPFQSAWSGEALPGFAPHGRHAPESYVFTTTWERSAACARIRQDKSDGATNTLFFDGHATGVPARTLTLMGFELLYGFPGTVNPQTPLPSQAIWR, from the coding sequence ATGCACGGAGAACGCATCCAGGAACCGCGGCGGCGGGGATTCACGCTGACGGAGCTGGTGGCAACCGCGGGGGCGCTGAGTGCATTCCTCTTGCTCCTGGTGCCTGCGCTCGCGATCGATGGCGAACGCGAGAAAGACGCCCTGTGCCTGGCCAACCTGCGCGCGCTGGGCGTGGCAGTCCGGCAGTACGCGGACGACCACGGCAGCATCCTGCCGGGGCCGCTGCACGCCGCGATCTCCCATGGCGACATCGACCAGATGCCGGTGCTGATGCGACCTTTTCAGTTCCGGCGGGTACTGGGCAATATCCTGGGGGAGGACGCGGCGGAGCGCCTCAGCACGTGTCCGGTGCAGGCCGAGCTGAACCCCGACGCCAATTTCGCGCGGTTCATACACGCGACCAACCGGACCGTCTATCCCACGCACTACGTGCTCAACAACGTCGGTCTGAACTTGGACGAGGGCGGACCGATCAACCACTACCGCACAACGAAACCGCCGTTTTACTTCGGATATGCCAGCCTTTCGCCGACGCAGCCCACGCAACACGAGTACATGCTGCGCTACCCGCCGCAACACTGGGGCCGCATTGCGCACCCCGGCCAGGAATGGATGATCGCCGACGCGTGGTACCGGCCACGCACCAATCCCGCGTTTCCGGAGTTGCAGCAGGAAGGGCCGTTCCAGTCAGCCTGGTCAGGCGAGGCCCTGCCAGGCTTCGCCCCGCACGGCCGGCACGCGCCGGAGAGCTACGTGTTTACCACGACGTGGGAGCGCAGCGCCGCATGCGCCCGTATCCGACAAGACAAGTCCGACGGCGCAACAAACACGCTGTTCTTCGACGGGCACGCCACGGGGGTGCCGGCCCGGACGTTGACGCTGATGGGCTTCGAGCTGCTGTACGGCTTTCCGGGCACGGTGAACCCACAAACGCCGCTGCCGAGCCAGGCGATTTGGCGCTGA
- a CDS encoding dihydroorotate dehydrogenase: MATTPDMATDPCLATNLAGLNLRNPLLTASGTCGYGPEYAELLDYRRLGGFTTKSVTLHERPGNEPQRVVEVQAGLLNAIGLANVGLQRFIVEKIPFLRMMPTTVLVNVAGHSIDDYVKVAAALDAHECIAGIELNVSCPNVADGLTFGTDPPRLRAVTAAVRAVLTRARLIVKLSPNVTNIAECARAAIDGGAQVLSLINTYVGLSIDPRTWQPRLGNVTGGLSGPAIKPLALYNIHRVYREVARAAGVPLIGMGGIQSTTDAIEFFLAGASAVAVGTALFVDPGLPTKIAAGLAEYVRARKLPNVAALTGQMQLPAPR, from the coding sequence ATGGCCACCACGCCCGATATGGCGACCGACCCGTGCCTGGCGACGAACCTGGCCGGGCTGAACCTGCGCAACCCGCTTCTGACGGCGTCGGGGACCTGCGGTTACGGGCCGGAATACGCGGAGTTGCTGGATTATCGGCGGCTCGGCGGCTTCACGACCAAGAGCGTCACGCTGCACGAGCGGCCGGGCAACGAGCCACAGCGCGTGGTCGAGGTGCAGGCCGGACTGCTGAACGCGATCGGGCTCGCCAATGTCGGCCTGCAGCGCTTCATCGTGGAGAAGATTCCGTTCCTGCGCATGATGCCGACGACGGTGCTGGTCAACGTCGCCGGGCACAGCATCGACGATTACGTGAAGGTGGCCGCGGCGCTGGACGCACACGAGTGCATTGCCGGGATCGAGCTGAACGTCTCGTGCCCGAACGTCGCGGACGGGCTGACGTTCGGCACGGATCCGCCGCGGCTGCGCGCAGTGACGGCGGCGGTGCGCGCGGTGCTGACACGGGCGCGCCTGATCGTGAAGCTCTCGCCGAACGTGACGAACATCGCGGAGTGTGCGCGGGCGGCGATCGACGGGGGGGCGCAGGTGCTGAGCTTGATCAACACGTATGTCGGCCTGAGCATCGACCCGCGGACGTGGCAGCCGCGGCTGGGCAACGTCACGGGCGGACTCAGCGGGCCGGCGATCAAGCCGCTGGCGCTGTACAACATTCACCGCGTGTATCGCGAAGTCGCGCGGGCGGCCGGCGTGCCGCTCATCGGCATGGGCGGCATCCAGTCCACGACGGATGCGATCGAGTTCTTTCTGGCGGGGGCGTCGGCGGTCGCGGTGGGCACGGCGCTGTTCGTCGATCCGGGGCTGCCGACGAAGATCGCCGCCGGTCTGGCTGAGTATGTGCGCGCGCGCAAGCTGCCGAACGTGGCCGCGCTGACCGGGCAGATGCAGTTGCCGGCACCGCGTTAA
- a CDS encoding DUF819 family protein has translation MGDPPPMVFPLREPLFVQPAALLAFLAVLVLAIFALARWRPLTPFFKYFPPLIWTYFVPMLCSTLGIIPSDSALYHGFMTDILLPLILVLLIVPSDTAAIAQLGPRALAMMLIGTCGIVVGAGLSFGLLHTLLPAETWRGVAAMSGSWIGGSPNLTAVAGSLDADRTLIGKLIVVDTVCAYSWLGVLVALSNFQAQIDRFTGADSRGIHALAARLKQQQAARARPLEMFDLAIMIALGLAISQASLWVGDHINAWVVHREALGGLWARIHLSQVLTGFGWGILLITAISVLLSFTRVRDIDAAGATPIGYFGLYLLLTTFGARADLRNIHAEDAWLFVLGVLWIATHAVILLAGLRLLRAPLFLAATASMANIGGTASAPVVAAAYHPSLAPVGLLMAILGSLLGTPVALLIVGKICAAIAGA, from the coding sequence ATGGGAGATCCGCCGCCGATGGTCTTTCCGCTGCGAGAACCCCTCTTCGTCCAGCCCGCAGCGCTGCTCGCGTTCCTGGCGGTACTCGTGCTGGCGATCTTTGCCCTCGCCCGCTGGCGCCCGCTGACCCCGTTCTTCAAGTACTTCCCGCCGCTCATCTGGACTTATTTCGTCCCGATGCTCTGCTCCACGCTCGGCATCATCCCCAGCGATTCCGCGCTCTACCACGGTTTCATGACCGACATCCTCCTGCCGCTGATCCTGGTCCTGCTCATCGTGCCCTCGGATACCGCCGCCATCGCCCAGCTCGGCCCGCGCGCGCTGGCCATGATGCTGATCGGAACCTGCGGCATCGTCGTCGGGGCCGGCCTGAGCTTCGGACTGCTGCACACGCTGCTGCCGGCCGAAACCTGGCGCGGCGTCGCGGCCATGTCCGGCTCCTGGATCGGCGGCAGCCCCAACCTGACCGCTGTCGCCGGAAGCCTCGACGCGGACCGCACGCTCATCGGCAAGCTGATCGTCGTCGACACGGTCTGCGCGTACAGTTGGCTCGGCGTGCTGGTCGCGCTCAGCAACTTCCAGGCGCAGATCGACCGCTTCACCGGCGCCGACAGCCGCGGCATCCATGCCCTGGCCGCGCGCCTGAAGCAGCAGCAGGCCGCGCGGGCCCGCCCGCTCGAGATGTTTGACCTGGCCATCATGATCGCCCTGGGCCTCGCCATCAGCCAGGCGTCGCTCTGGGTCGGCGATCACATCAACGCCTGGGTCGTGCACCGCGAGGCGCTTGGCGGCCTCTGGGCGCGGATCCACCTCAGCCAGGTGCTCACCGGATTCGGCTGGGGCATCCTGCTCATTACCGCCATCAGCGTGCTGTTGTCGTTCACGCGCGTCCGCGACATCGACGCGGCCGGCGCCACGCCCATCGGCTACTTCGGCCTGTACCTGCTGCTCACCACGTTCGGCGCCCGCGCCGATCTGCGCAACATCCACGCCGAAGACGCATGGCTGTTTGTGCTCGGCGTACTCTGGATCGCCACACACGCGGTGATCCTCCTCGCCGGCCTGCGCCTGCTCCGCGCGCCGCTGTTCCTGGCCGCGACGGCCTCGATGGCCAACATCGGCGGGACGGCGTCGGCCCCGGTCGTGGCGGCGGCCTACCATCCCAGCCTCGCGCCGGTGGGCCTGCTGATGGCGATCCTGGGCAGCCTGCTCGGGACCCCCGTCGCGCTGCTGATCGTCGGGAAGATCTGCGCGGCCATCGCCGGCGCTTAA